In the genome of Actinomadura graeca, one region contains:
- a CDS encoding cysteine protease StiP family protein has protein sequence MTPPSALPEPLYGPAFGSYAAEDVAWLLKDLSHARLEAPTEEREAAIQAGRAHYAESLPVEYQPGPEYRRLFAAALKESAERLAYATGLLTGMVLAERGPDTVLVSLARAGTPVGILVRRWARFAHGLDLPHYAVSIVRGRGIDTVALRYLAGRHDPSTVMFVDGWTGKGAISRELTAALSAYSGARFPDDLAVLADPGRCTTLYGTRDDFLIPSACLNSTVSGLVSRTVLNDDLIGPGDFHGAKFYADLAADDVSAHFLDTVCARFADVAERVAKDLPDLRASDRAPDWSGWEAVRRVGAAHGVDDLNLIKPGVGETTRVLLRRVPWKVLARTGAQADLTHIRLLAEERGVPVLDVDDIPYACMGLIHPRFGKGAVQ, from the coding sequence GTGACGCCGCCCTCGGCCCTGCCCGAGCCGCTCTACGGCCCGGCGTTCGGCAGTTACGCCGCCGAGGACGTCGCGTGGCTGCTCAAGGACCTGTCCCATGCGCGCTTGGAGGCTCCGACCGAGGAGCGTGAGGCGGCCATTCAGGCGGGTCGTGCCCACTACGCCGAGTCCTTGCCGGTGGAGTACCAGCCGGGCCCGGAGTACCGGCGGCTGTTCGCCGCGGCTCTGAAGGAGTCCGCGGAGCGCTTGGCGTATGCGACGGGTCTCCTCACCGGGATGGTCCTCGCCGAGCGCGGGCCGGACACCGTCCTGGTCTCGCTGGCGCGCGCGGGTACCCCGGTCGGGATCCTCGTCCGCCGCTGGGCGCGGTTCGCGCATGGCCTGGACCTCCCGCACTACGCGGTCAGCATCGTCCGGGGCCGTGGCATCGACACCGTCGCGCTCCGGTACCTCGCCGGGCGCCACGACCCGTCCACCGTGATGTTCGTGGACGGATGGACGGGGAAGGGCGCGATCTCCCGTGAGCTGACGGCCGCGCTGTCGGCGTACTCCGGAGCCCGGTTCCCCGACGATCTCGCCGTTCTCGCAGACCCGGGACGGTGCACCACCCTGTACGGCACACGGGACGACTTCCTCATCCCGTCCGCTTGCCTCAACTCCACGGTGTCGGGTCTCGTCAGCCGTACGGTCCTGAACGACGATCTGATCGGACCCGGTGACTTCCACGGCGCCAAGTTCTATGCGGACCTGGCCGCGGACGACGTGTCGGCCCATTTCCTCGACACCGTCTGCGCGCGCTTCGCGGACGTCGCCGAGCGGGTCGCGAAAGACCTTCCGGACCTGCGCGCCTCCGACAGGGCCCCCGACTGGTCCGGCTGGGAGGCCGTCCGCCGCGTCGGAGCCGCGCACGGCGTGGACGACCTCAACCTCATCAAGCCGGGCGTCGGGGAGACGACCCGGGTCCTGCTACGCCGCGTCCCCTGGAAGGTCCTCGCGCGGACCGGCGCGCAGGCGGACCTGACGCACATCCGGCTGCTGGCAGAGGAACGCGGCGTGCCCGTACTGGACGTGGACGACATCCCGTACGCGTGCATGGGCCTCATCCACCCCCGATTCGGCAAGGGAGCGGTGCAGTGA
- a CDS encoding HAD family hydrolase produces MTVLVCSDLDRTLIYSAAAFALDGPDEAMPRLLCVEFYQGAPLSYVTETAAQTLEALARAATFVPTTTRTPEQYRRVHLLEKPPEYAICANGGHLLVDGVDDPAWSSEVRSRVASACAPLTEVQDHLIRLGGEFVLKRRTASDLFAYTVVDRTALPAGWVEDLTGWCGERGWRTSLQGRKVYCLPASLTKAAAAAEVARRTGASRTIAAGDSLLDLDLLEAADVAVRPAHGELHDTGWTSATAIVTASRGIAAGEEIAGRLLDLVASE; encoded by the coding sequence GTGACCGTCCTGGTGTGCTCGGACCTCGACCGCACGCTCATCTACTCTGCGGCCGCGTTCGCCTTGGACGGCCCCGACGAGGCGATGCCGCGCCTACTCTGCGTCGAGTTCTACCAGGGCGCGCCGCTCTCCTACGTCACCGAGACGGCCGCGCAGACCCTGGAGGCCCTCGCCAGAGCCGCCACGTTCGTCCCCACCACGACACGCACTCCCGAGCAGTACCGTCGCGTGCATCTGCTGGAGAAACCGCCCGAGTATGCGATCTGCGCGAACGGCGGGCACCTCCTCGTGGACGGTGTGGACGACCCTGCGTGGTCGTCCGAAGTCCGCTCCCGGGTCGCGTCCGCATGCGCGCCCCTTACGGAAGTGCAAGACCACCTGATCCGCCTGGGCGGCGAGTTCGTCCTCAAGCGCAGGACCGCCTCGGACCTGTTCGCCTATACGGTCGTCGACCGCACAGCCCTCCCGGCGGGCTGGGTGGAGGACCTCACCGGCTGGTGCGGGGAGCGCGGCTGGCGCACGTCCCTGCAAGGCCGCAAGGTCTACTGCCTGCCCGCCTCCCTGACCAAGGCGGCCGCCGCCGCCGAAGTCGCCCGCCGCACCGGCGCGTCCCGCACCATCGCCGCCGGGGACTCCCTCCTGGACCTCGACCTCCTAGAGGCCGCCGACGTCGCCGTCCGGCCCGCCCACGGCGAACTGCACGACACCGGCTGGACGTCCGCCACCGCCATCGTGACCGCGTCCCGCGGCATCGCCGCCGGCGAGGAGATCGCAGGCCGGCTGCTCGATCTCGTCGCGTCGGAATAA
- a CDS encoding MGH1-like glycoside hydrolase domain-containing protein, with the protein MSTRLTGDETALWQAAARVLDANWTGAATAASPGLYPHQWSWDSAFISMGLARHRPDRAEAELLSLFRGQWADGMLPHLVFNSSLARHAFFPGPELWRSEHQPGAPRGVHTSGLTHPPLHALAALRLHKCAPDADGSRAFLARLYPLLAAQHRHLARTRDLAGGGLIAICHPWESGLDNSPAWDRPLGRLRLPPTAYAPAHVPRTLPTGEDYDRYVRLAILMREAGYDPGYLRDSHPFAVEDPLVNATYIASTHALAEIAALVGGDPVPHRERAGHVHAALRERLWDTEAGCFRARDLREDRLLPVVTAASFGPLLDPDLPAPIVRDLVDLLLSARFAGAAGYPVPTCDIQAPAFDRGGYWRGPTWISTNWLLWYGSLAHGLPVVADLLYGSTMRLVRQSGFREFFDPFDGTGRGSHDHSWSAALVLDLLGARRAPQAA; encoded by the coding sequence ATGAGCACCCGTCTCACCGGTGACGAGACCGCGCTGTGGCAGGCCGCGGCCCGGGTGCTCGACGCCAACTGGACCGGCGCCGCCACCGCCGCGTCCCCGGGGCTCTACCCGCACCAGTGGAGCTGGGACTCGGCGTTCATCAGCATGGGCCTGGCCCGGCACCGCCCCGACCGCGCCGAGGCCGAGCTGCTGTCGCTGTTCCGCGGCCAGTGGGCGGACGGGATGCTCCCGCACCTCGTATTCAACAGCAGCCTCGCCCGGCACGCGTTCTTCCCCGGCCCCGAACTGTGGCGCAGCGAACATCAGCCCGGCGCGCCCCGGGGCGTCCACACCTCCGGGCTCACCCACCCCCCGCTGCACGCCCTCGCCGCCCTCCGCCTCCACAAGTGCGCCCCCGACGCCGACGGCAGCCGCGCGTTCCTCGCCCGCCTCTATCCGCTGCTGGCCGCCCAGCACCGCCACCTCGCCCGCACCCGGGACCTGGCCGGCGGGGGCCTCATCGCGATCTGCCACCCGTGGGAGTCGGGCCTGGACAACAGCCCCGCCTGGGACCGGCCCCTCGGGCGGCTCCGGCTCCCGCCCACCGCCTACGCGCCCGCCCACGTCCCCCGGACCCTCCCGACCGGCGAGGACTACGACCGCTACGTCCGGCTCGCCATCCTCATGCGCGAGGCCGGCTACGACCCCGGCTACCTCCGCGACTCGCATCCGTTCGCCGTCGAGGACCCCCTGGTCAACGCCACCTACATCGCCTCCACGCACGCCCTCGCCGAGATCGCCGCGCTCGTCGGCGGTGACCCCGTCCCGCATCGCGAGCGCGCCGGGCACGTCCACGCCGCGCTCCGCGAACGCCTCTGGGACACCGAGGCCGGCTGCTTCCGGGCCCGCGACCTGCGTGAGGACCGGCTCCTGCCGGTCGTCACCGCCGCCTCCTTCGGCCCGCTCCTGGACCCCGACCTGCCGGCGCCGATCGTCCGGGACCTGGTCGACCTCCTGCTGTCGGCCCGCTTCGCCGGGGCCGCCGGCTACCCCGTCCCCACCTGCGACATCCAGGCCCCGGCCTTCGACCGCGGCGGATACTGGCGCGGACCCACCTGGATCAGCACGAACTGGCTGCTCTGGTACGGCTCCCTCGCCCACGGGCTCCCGGTCGTCGCGGACCTGCTCTACGGGTCGACCATGCGCCTCGTCCGCCAGTCCGGCTTCCGCGAGTTCTTCGACCCCTTCGACGGGACGGGCCGCGGCTCCCACGACCACTCCTGGTCCGCGGCGCTCGTCCTGGACCTGCTCGGTGCCCGCCGCGCCCCGCAGGCCGCCTGA
- a CDS encoding YtxH domain-containing protein encodes MKYAFIAGAAIGYVFGTRAGRERYEQLKEWSRQVSENPNVQEATEKLRAKGNEVAGVARGKAESLTSSAKDKAPEQVQGGEGAKAGAEPNAYPG; translated from the coding sequence ATGAAATACGCGTTCATCGCCGGCGCCGCGATCGGCTACGTCTTCGGGACGAGGGCGGGGCGCGAGCGCTACGAGCAGCTGAAGGAGTGGTCGCGGCAGGTGTCGGAGAACCCGAACGTCCAGGAGGCCACGGAGAAGCTGCGGGCCAAGGGCAACGAGGTCGCCGGGGTCGCGCGGGGGAAGGCCGAGAGCCTGACGTCGTCGGCCAAGGACAAGGCGCCTGAGCAGGTGCAGGGCGGAGAGGGCGCGAAGGCCGGCGCGGAGCCGAACGCCTATCCGGGTTGA
- a CDS encoding winged helix-turn-helix transcriptional regulator, which yields MKRYGQYCPVARAAEILAERWTLLVIRELLWGQDRFNAIARAVPRMSPTLLAARLRQLQRAGLVERHLVDGEARYRLTPAGEELRPVLELMGAWGVRWMQEVLPEEYDPALLMLDIGRASDPERMPERPVTVQVHFADASAGQEYWWMVLSRSEGADVCDTDPGRPVTIWLDTDVPVLTRIWMGDLTWSAALQTGSLRLTGDRPSCRALPTWLHVSGFAAVPRATSPLPR from the coding sequence GTGAAGCGCTACGGCCAGTACTGCCCGGTCGCCCGCGCGGCCGAGATCCTCGCGGAGCGCTGGACGCTGCTCGTCATCCGCGAACTGCTGTGGGGCCAGGACCGGTTTAACGCCATCGCGCGGGCCGTGCCCCGGATGTCCCCGACGTTGCTGGCCGCCCGGCTGCGCCAGCTCCAACGGGCCGGGCTCGTCGAGCGTCACCTGGTCGACGGTGAGGCCCGCTACCGGCTGACCCCCGCGGGCGAGGAACTGCGCCCGGTCCTGGAGCTGATGGGCGCATGGGGCGTCCGCTGGATGCAGGAGGTCCTGCCGGAGGAGTACGACCCGGCCCTGCTGATGCTCGACATCGGCCGCGCGTCCGATCCGGAGCGCATGCCCGAGCGCCCGGTCACCGTCCAGGTGCACTTCGCGGACGCCTCAGCCGGTCAGGAGTACTGGTGGATGGTGCTGTCCCGCTCCGAGGGCGCCGACGTCTGCGACACCGACCCCGGCCGCCCGGTGACCATCTGGCTGGACACCGACGTGCCCGTCCTCACCCGGATCTGGATGGGCGACCTGACCTGGTCGGCCGCCCTCCAGACCGGGTCCCTCCGCCTCACCGGCGACCGCCCGTCCTGCCGCGCCCTGCCCACCTGGCTGCACGTCAGCGGCTTCGCGGCCGTCCCCCGCGCAACCTCGCCCCTACCCCGCTGA
- a CDS encoding DsrE family protein translates to MSGKAVVSLITGLEDPERVTVAFLVAVGAAEQGRPTLMFLTKEAARLAVEGVATGVACDGCPPLADLVARYTAAGGRFLVCPICFNSRKLDEKGLIAGAELGGTVPMWEWIGDEGATTFSY, encoded by the coding sequence ATGTCCGGAAAAGCCGTGGTCAGTCTTATCACCGGGTTGGAGGACCCGGAGCGTGTCACCGTGGCGTTCCTGGTCGCCGTCGGCGCCGCCGAGCAGGGGCGTCCGACGCTGATGTTCCTCACCAAGGAGGCCGCGCGGCTGGCCGTCGAGGGGGTGGCGACGGGGGTCGCCTGCGACGGCTGCCCGCCGCTCGCCGACCTGGTCGCCCGCTACACCGCGGCCGGCGGCCGGTTCCTGGTCTGCCCGATCTGCTTCAACTCCCGCAAGCTCGACGAGAAGGGCCTGATCGCTGGCGCCGAGCTCGGCGGCACGGTCCCGATGTGGGAGTGGATCGGCGACGAGGGCGCCACCACCTTCAGCTACTGA
- a CDS encoding cytochrome P450, protein MQADEPPGDLALTGDDTDALDLRTFNPFGPHIGSAYRFLEKARAQEPIFFSEALQSWCVTRYDDIKQIAADPKTFSSSDSFPRPVGLPDEAQRAADLLFDNTIVTVGDPPRHTDVRRIVHKGFKPGAIAAFEPSIREIIARNVDRLPSSGAFDLVSEFSDVVPLEVVMHVTGFPSSEHDQLRRWITHEMALFAGTAGLGESELIVHGRGFTEAMAYLRDLVETRRAQPGDDLMSVMILGDPHGRVLTPDEIAAQTIGLIAAGWETTGNAITNIVRALLEHPSRWAALVRGDVAADQVVAEGLRFDTSVFGLFRTATRETTVGEVTFAKGDRLFLFYASANHDADHFSSPGEFRLDRANAKQHLSFGHGIHNCIGAPLARLELEIALELLAGRYPGLHLEDGERPPVYRPFSQFKGPATLRVVP, encoded by the coding sequence ATGCAAGCCGATGAACCACCGGGGGATCTGGCATTAACGGGCGACGACACCGACGCGCTCGACCTGCGCACCTTCAACCCGTTCGGCCCGCATATCGGCTCGGCCTACCGTTTCCTGGAAAAGGCCCGCGCACAGGAACCCATCTTCTTTTCCGAGGCGCTGCAGTCCTGGTGCGTCACCCGATACGACGACATCAAGCAGATCGCCGCTGATCCGAAGACGTTCTCCTCCAGCGATTCGTTTCCCAGACCCGTCGGGCTGCCGGACGAAGCGCAACGGGCGGCGGATCTCCTGTTCGACAACACCATCGTGACGGTCGGCGATCCGCCACGGCATACCGATGTGCGCCGGATCGTGCACAAGGGCTTCAAGCCCGGCGCCATCGCCGCGTTCGAGCCGTCGATCCGCGAGATCATCGCGCGGAACGTCGACCGGCTCCCCTCGTCCGGCGCCTTCGACCTGGTGAGCGAGTTCTCCGATGTCGTGCCGCTGGAGGTCGTCATGCACGTGACCGGCTTCCCCTCCAGCGAGCACGACCAGCTCCGGCGGTGGATCACCCACGAGATGGCCTTGTTCGCCGGGACGGCGGGGCTCGGCGAAAGCGAGCTGATCGTCCACGGCCGGGGCTTCACCGAGGCGATGGCCTACCTCCGCGACCTGGTGGAGACCCGGCGGGCGCAGCCGGGCGACGACCTCATGTCGGTGATGATCCTCGGAGACCCGCACGGACGTGTGCTCACCCCCGACGAGATCGCCGCCCAGACGATCGGCCTGATCGCCGCCGGATGGGAGACCACCGGCAACGCCATCACCAACATCGTCCGCGCCCTTCTCGAACACCCCTCCCGCTGGGCGGCCCTCGTGCGCGGGGACGTCGCCGCCGACCAGGTCGTCGCCGAGGGCCTGCGCTTCGACACCTCCGTGTTCGGACTGTTCCGCACGGCGACACGAGAGACGACCGTCGGCGAGGTCACGTTCGCCAAAGGCGACAGGCTCTTCCTCTTCTACGCCTCGGCGAACCACGATGCCGACCATTTCTCATCGCCAGGAGAATTCAGACTCGACCGGGCCAACGCGAAACAGCACCTCAGCTTCGGCCACGGAATCCACAACTGCATCGGCGCCCCCCTCGCCAGACTCGAACTCGAGATCGCCCTGGAGCTTCTGGCCGGGCGCTACCCCGGGCTGCATCTGGAAGACGGTGAACGGCCCCCCGTTTACAGACCCTTCAGCCAGTTCAAGGGCCCCGCGACACTACGGGTCGTCCCATGA
- a CDS encoding MFS transporter: protein MSQRTSGWLLGLTAAASLMVALDATVVATALTSIRLDLSATMEQLEWTVNAYTLSFAVLLMTGAALGDRFGRRRMFVGGIALFTAASAACALAPGIGWLITARTVQGCGAALVMPLAMALLSHGFPPERRARALGVFAGLIGLAVVAGPVLGGIVTEGLAWQWIFWLNVPIGVAVIPLVLRRVPESRGAAASFDLGGVALVTAGALGLVWGLIRANTTGWTALEVDGALAAGAVLLAGFVAWELRVRQPMVPMRLFRSRGFSAGNAAALFMYASLYGSLFFMAQFLQTALGDGPLAAGLHLVPWTATVTVVAPLAGTLVNRVGARTLTVTGLTMQAAGMGWISLEAGPSLAFPHLIVPMILAGAGISMAMPAAQTSVINAVAPQEIGTASGVFNTLRQFAAVLGVAVLAAVFGAKGGYGTAQTFSDGFAPAIAVSGALSLAGAFAAVLLRPARPRPGPADPPASASARPAARRRPVPGPR, encoded by the coding sequence ATGTCCCAGAGGACAAGCGGCTGGCTGCTCGGCCTGACCGCGGCGGCGTCACTGATGGTGGCCCTGGACGCGACGGTGGTGGCGACCGCGCTGACCAGCATCCGGCTGGACCTGTCCGCCACCATGGAACAGCTCGAATGGACGGTGAACGCCTACACCCTGAGCTTCGCCGTCCTGCTCATGACCGGCGCCGCGCTCGGCGACCGGTTCGGGCGCAGGCGGATGTTCGTGGGCGGGATAGCGCTGTTCACGGCGGCATCCGCGGCGTGCGCCCTGGCCCCCGGCATCGGTTGGCTGATCACCGCCCGCACCGTCCAGGGATGCGGTGCGGCGCTGGTGATGCCGCTCGCGATGGCGCTGCTCAGCCACGGTTTCCCGCCCGAACGACGCGCCAGGGCCCTGGGCGTCTTCGCCGGGCTCATCGGCCTGGCGGTGGTGGCCGGCCCCGTGCTCGGCGGGATCGTCACGGAGGGCCTCGCCTGGCAGTGGATCTTCTGGCTCAACGTGCCGATCGGGGTGGCCGTCATCCCCCTGGTGCTCCGCCGCGTCCCGGAGAGCCGTGGCGCCGCGGCGTCCTTCGACCTCGGCGGCGTCGCCCTGGTGACCGCCGGCGCGCTCGGACTGGTCTGGGGCCTGATCCGCGCCAACACCACCGGCTGGACGGCCCTGGAGGTGGACGGTGCCCTGGCGGCCGGCGCGGTGCTCCTCGCGGGCTTCGTCGCGTGGGAGCTCCGCGTCCGGCAGCCGATGGTGCCGATGCGGCTGTTCCGTTCGCGCGGCTTCTCCGCCGGCAACGCCGCCGCGCTCTTCATGTACGCGTCCCTCTACGGCTCCCTCTTCTTCATGGCGCAGTTCCTCCAGACGGCCCTGGGCGACGGGCCACTGGCCGCCGGGCTGCACCTCGTCCCGTGGACGGCGACGGTGACGGTCGTCGCCCCCCTCGCCGGAACGCTGGTGAACCGCGTGGGAGCCCGCACGCTGACCGTCACCGGCCTGACCATGCAGGCGGCAGGCATGGGATGGATCAGCCTCGAAGCAGGCCCGTCACTCGCGTTCCCCCACCTGATCGTCCCGATGATCCTGGCGGGCGCCGGGATCAGCATGGCGATGCCCGCCGCCCAGACCTCCGTCATCAACGCCGTCGCGCCCCAGGAGATCGGGACGGCCTCCGGCGTCTTCAATACGCTCCGCCAGTTCGCCGCCGTCCTCGGCGTGGCCGTCCTCGCCGCGGTCTTCGGCGCCAAGGGCGGCTACGGCACCGCGCAGACCTTCTCGGACGGCTTCGCGCCCGCCATCGCCGTCAGCGGCGCGCTGTCACTGGCCGGCGCGTTCGCCGCCGTCCTCCTCCGTCCGGCCCGGCCCCGGCCCGGGCCGGCCGATCCGCCGGCCTCCGCCTCAGCCCGTCCCGCGGCGCGGCGCCGTCCCGTGCCCGGGCCTCGCTGA
- a CDS encoding sigma-70 family RNA polymerase sigma factor, with protein MQTDERNPDEFARLSDPFRRELLAYCYRMLGSVHDAEDLVQEVYLRAWRSYAGFDGRASLRTWLYRIATNACLNALEHSSRRVLPSGLGAPSDDVPPVGSRAPEVTWLEPFSDRLIGRAPDDPAAVVAARAGLRLALIAALQYLPGRQRAVVILRDVLAWPAAEVAELLGMTGTGVNSTLLRARARLERLVPASDEITEPDEPEMRELLDRFAKAFEAVDVPAITRLLTEQAAWEMPPVPQWFSGRDSIGRLLTERLSSGPGGNRLVPTRANGQPAFGMYLRGEDGLLRAHSIQVLTVSRAGIVHISSFIDQALFASFGLPLTYE; from the coding sequence ATGCAGACCGATGAGAGAAATCCCGACGAGTTCGCGCGGCTGTCCGATCCGTTCCGGCGGGAGCTGCTGGCCTACTGCTACCGGATGCTGGGTTCGGTGCACGACGCCGAGGACCTGGTGCAGGAGGTGTACCTGCGCGCGTGGCGCTCCTACGCCGGGTTCGACGGCCGGGCGTCGCTGCGGACGTGGCTGTACCGGATCGCCACCAACGCGTGCCTGAACGCCCTGGAGCACAGCAGCCGGCGGGTGCTGCCCTCCGGCCTCGGAGCGCCGTCCGACGACGTGCCGCCGGTCGGCTCGCGCGCACCCGAGGTGACCTGGCTGGAGCCGTTCTCCGACAGGCTGATCGGACGCGCGCCGGACGACCCGGCCGCCGTGGTGGCGGCGCGGGCCGGGCTGCGGCTGGCCTTGATCGCCGCGCTCCAGTACCTGCCGGGCAGGCAGCGGGCGGTGGTGATCCTGCGGGACGTGCTGGCGTGGCCGGCGGCGGAGGTCGCCGAGCTGCTGGGCATGACGGGCACGGGGGTGAACAGCACGCTGCTGCGCGCCCGTGCCCGGCTGGAGCGGCTCGTCCCCGCCAGCGACGAGATCACCGAGCCGGACGAACCGGAGATGCGGGAGCTGCTCGACCGGTTCGCCAAGGCGTTCGAGGCCGTCGACGTCCCCGCGATCACGCGGCTGCTCACCGAGCAGGCGGCCTGGGAGATGCCGCCCGTCCCGCAGTGGTTCAGCGGCAGGGACTCCATCGGGCGGCTCCTCACCGAGCGGTTGTCCTCGGGTCCCGGCGGCAACCGGCTCGTCCCCACCCGCGCGAACGGCCAGCCGGCGTTCGGCATGTACCTGCGAGGCGAGGACGGGCTACTGCGCGCGCACTCCATCCAGGTGCTCACCGTCTCGCGTGCCGGGATCGTCCACATTTCGAGCTTCATCGACCAGGCCCTGTTCGCTTCCTTCGGCCTGCCCCTCACCTATGAGTGA